Proteins encoded by one window of Procambarus clarkii isolate CNS0578487 chromosome 55, FALCON_Pclarkii_2.0, whole genome shotgun sequence:
- the LOC123756081 gene encoding kininogen-1a-like codes for MAQSVPEWPSVPEWPRVSQNGPECPRMAQSVPEWPRVSQNGPVSQNGPECPRVSQSVPEWPRVSQNGPECPRMAQSVAEWPRVSQNGPVSQNGPECRRMAQSVPEWPRVSQNGPECRRMAQCPRMAQSVPEWPRVSQNGPECPRMAQSVPEWPRVSQNGPECPRMAQSVPEWPRVSQNGPVSQNGPECPRMAQSVPECPRMTQSVPEWPRVSQSVPE; via the coding sequence ATGGCCCAGAGTGTCCCAGAATGGCCCAGTGTCCCAGAATGGCCCAGAGTGTCGCAGAATGGCCCAGAGTGTCCCAGAATGGCCCAGAGTGTCCCAGAATGGCCCAGAGTGTCGCAGAATGGCCCAGTGTCCCAGAATGGCCCAGAGTGTCCCAGAGTGTCCCAGAGTGTCCCAGAATGGCCCAGAGTGTCCCAGAATGGCCCAGAGTGTCCCAGAATGGCCCAGAGTGTCGCAGAATGGCCCAGAGTGTCGCAGAATGGCCCAGTGTCCCAGAATGGCCCAGAGTGTCGCAGAATGGCCCAGAGTGTCCCAGAATGGCCCAGAGTGTCCCAGAATGGCCCAGAGTGTCGCAGAATGGCCCAGTGTCCCAGAATGGCCCAGAGTGTCCCAGAATGGCCCAGAGTGTCCCAGAATGGCCCAGAGTGTCCCAGAATGGCCCAGAGTGTCCCAGAATGGCCCAGAGTGTCCCAGAATGGCCCAGAGTGTCCCAGAATGGCCCAGAGTGTCCCAGAATGGCCCAGAGTGTCCCAGAATGGCCCAGTGTCCCAGAATGGCCCAGAGTGTCCCAGAATGGCCCAGAGTGTCCCAGAGTGTCCCAGAATGACCCAGAGTGTTCCAGAATGGCCCAGAGTGTCCCAGAGTGTCCCAGAATGA
- the LOC138352932 gene encoding uncharacterized protein, translating into MPLDIKFSKDMSLDIKFSKVMSLDIKFSKDMSLDIKFSKVMSLDIKFSKVMPLDIKFSKVMSLDIKFSKDMSLDIKFSKVMPLDIKFSKVMSLDIKFSKVMSLDIKFSKDMSLDIKFSKDMSLDIKFSKDMSLDIKFSKDMSLDIKFSKVMSLDIMGSVQRESMVSYFILYPVCILSLFRI; encoded by the coding sequence ATGCCGTTAGATATCAAgttcagcaaggatatgtcgttaGATATCAAGTTCAGTAAGGTTATGTCGTTAGATATCAAgttcagcaaggatatgtcgttaGATATCAAGTTCAGTAAGGTTATGTCGTTAGATATCAAGTTCAGTAAGGTTATGCCGTTAGATATCAAGTTCAGTAAGGTTATGTCGTTAGATATCAAgttcagcaaggatatgtcgttaGATATCAAGTTCAGTAAGGTTATGCCGTTAGATATCAAGTTCAGTAAGGTTATGTCGTTAGATATCAAGTTCAGTAAGGTTATGTCGTTAGATATCAAgttcagcaaggatatgtcgttaGATATCAAgttcagcaaggatatgtcgttaGATATCAAgttcagcaaggatatgtcgttaGATATCAAgttcagcaaggatatgtcgttaGATATCAAGTTCAGTAAGGTTATGTCGTTAGATATCATGGGTTCTGTTCAACGAGAAAGCATGGTTTCGTATTTCATTCTGTATCCAGTTTGTATTCTTAGTTTGTTCCGTATCTAA